The Raoultibacter phocaeensis genome includes a window with the following:
- a CDS encoding radical SAM/SPASM domain-containing protein yields MVGNLNTGYAIGLTPEGKGICTRLMHEDVPPSKIAAVDEALFQHLGLGGFFGYKKPDDMLKSAYVHVTQRCNLQCVGCYSLDDDRNSLADAPTEKINHAIAQLASAGVEQIVISGGEPFLRDDLASIVAFAKIECSIASVVVLSNGVGLDARQLKRVAPFVDRVSISFDGCSAASPAYIRGKQRFAELVRAVEAVKGANIPPHMIATIHAKNVDDIAEYLTLADELGATLTFSLLSCPCDDEVLRGLIPDDAELEKLGRAMLTLGKGRGPLAVADSPVGASLTVKRVCGAGVKTVSVAADGTVYPCHMLHRAELAMGNLFTDVIHSVLSGEVAQGFSALGTESFERCSACEYERLCGGGCRARSLFASGDLTSFDPYCAMMQEFFGGYGDMLKNAATIRGSR; encoded by the coding sequence ATGGTCGGAAATCTTAACACCGGCTATGCCATCGGACTTACACCTGAGGGGAAGGGCATTTGTACCCGGCTTATGCATGAAGACGTGCCTCCCTCCAAGATCGCTGCCGTCGACGAGGCTCTGTTCCAGCATCTCGGTCTTGGCGGATTCTTCGGCTACAAGAAACCCGACGATATGCTCAAGTCGGCGTACGTGCACGTAACGCAGCGATGCAACCTGCAATGCGTCGGATGCTATTCGCTCGATGACGATCGCAATTCTTTGGCGGATGCACCCACTGAAAAGATCAACCATGCGATCGCCCAGCTTGCATCGGCGGGGGTCGAGCAGATCGTCATATCGGGCGGCGAGCCGTTCCTCCGCGACGACCTTGCCTCCATCGTTGCCTTTGCGAAGATAGAATGCAGCATAGCTTCGGTCGTCGTTCTTTCGAACGGGGTGGGCCTTGATGCAAGGCAGCTCAAACGAGTCGCTCCTTTCGTCGATCGCGTATCCATATCGTTCGACGGCTGCTCGGCAGCCTCGCCCGCCTATATTCGCGGCAAGCAGCGTTTCGCCGAACTGGTACGGGCGGTCGAGGCGGTCAAGGGTGCGAACATCCCACCCCATATGATCGCGACCATCCACGCTAAGAACGTCGATGACATCGCAGAGTACCTTACGCTAGCCGATGAGCTCGGTGCGACGCTCACGTTCAGCCTATTGTCATGCCCGTGCGACGATGAAGTCTTGCGCGGGCTCATACCCGATGATGCCGAGCTGGAAAAACTTGGCCGCGCCATGCTCACGCTCGGCAAGGGCAGAGGTCCCCTTGCGGTTGCCGATTCGCCGGTTGGGGCGAGCCTGACGGTGAAGCGCGTGTGCGGAGCCGGGGTGAAGACGGTGAGCGTTGCGGCGGACGGCACGGTGTATCCATGCCATATGCTGCATCGTGCTGAACTTGCGATGGGCAACCTGTTTACCGACGTCATCCACAGCGTTTTGTCGGGCGAGGTCGCTCAGGGCTTCAGCGCCTTGGGAACCGAGTCGTTTGAGCGGTGCTCCGCATGCGAGTACGAGCGTTTGTGCGGGGGCGGATGTCGCGCCCGGTCCCTGTTCGCTTCGGGAGACCTTACCTCCTTCGATCCGTATTGTGCAATGATGCAGGAGTTCTTCGGCGGCTACGGCGACATGCTCAAGAACGCTGCTACGATACGGGGCTCCCGGTAG
- the ispG gene encoding flavodoxin-dependent (E)-4-hydroxy-3-methylbut-2-enyl-diphosphate synthase produces the protein MEEVRSGGGAASAGKPNAFTRRVMVGDVAVGGAAPCAVQSMLNEAADDAAANLAQIERLAEAGCEIVRMAIPRASCLDAFEAVCKASPLPVVADIHFSADIAIEAARRGAAKLRINPGNIGGLAETDRVIAAACEAHIPIRIGVNAGSLDSDLAAREDLSLPEKLARSAADYVKHFEEQGFYDIVVSAKAHDVMTTVQTYRILAAEIPEVPLHIGITEAGTLFQGIIKSASGLGILLEQGIGDTLRISLTDDPVEEVRACWTLLAALDLRRRSPEIISCPTCGRCEVDLIALAKEVEGRLRSVAVPAKVAVMGCVVNGPGEAADADIGVACGKGSGVIFAQGKTLRKVEEGAIVDALMEEIGKL, from the coding sequence ATGGAAGAAGTGCGCTCTGGCGGCGGTGCGGCAAGCGCTGGCAAGCCCAACGCCTTCACGCGGCGTGTGATGGTGGGCGATGTGGCGGTAGGCGGCGCAGCGCCGTGCGCCGTGCAATCGATGCTCAACGAAGCGGCCGACGATGCGGCGGCAAACCTCGCTCAGATCGAGCGCCTCGCCGAGGCTGGGTGCGAGATCGTGCGCATGGCGATTCCCCGTGCGTCGTGTCTCGATGCGTTTGAGGCTGTGTGCAAGGCGTCGCCTTTGCCCGTGGTAGCCGATATCCATTTCAGCGCCGATATCGCCATCGAAGCTGCCCGGCGCGGGGCGGCAAAGCTGCGCATCAACCCGGGCAACATCGGCGGGCTCGCCGAGACAGATCGCGTGATCGCGGCGGCCTGCGAGGCGCATATACCCATCCGCATCGGAGTGAATGCGGGCTCGCTCGACTCGGATCTCGCCGCCCGCGAGGACCTGTCGCTTCCGGAAAAGCTTGCCCGATCTGCTGCCGATTACGTAAAACACTTCGAAGAACAGGGATTTTACGATATAGTTGTGTCTGCGAAAGCGCACGATGTCATGACGACGGTGCAAACCTACCGCATACTCGCCGCCGAGATACCCGAGGTGCCGCTGCATATCGGCATTACGGAAGCAGGCACGCTTTTCCAGGGCATCATCAAGTCGGCGAGCGGTCTCGGCATTCTGCTTGAACAGGGCATCGGCGACACGCTGCGCATTTCGCTGACCGACGATCCCGTCGAGGAAGTGCGCGCATGCTGGACGCTTTTGGCGGCGCTCGATCTCAGACGGCGTTCGCCCGAGATCATCAGCTGCCCGACGTGCGGCCGTTGCGAAGTCGATCTCATCGCGCTTGCGAAAGAGGTCGAAGGGCGGTTGCGCAGCGTTGCGGTGCCGGCGAAAGTGGCCGTCATGGGATGCGTGGTGAACGGGCCCGGCGAAGCGGCGGATGCTGATATCGGCGTCGCGTGCGGCAAGGGATCAGGGGTTATATTCGCCCAGGGCAAGACCTTGCGCAAGGTCGAAGAGGGCGCTATTGTGGATGCTTTGATGGAGGAGATTGGAAAGCTATGA
- a CDS encoding site-2 protease family protein: MDVILMILYGIIVLGFLVFIHEGGHYLAARAFGVRVTEFMLGLPGPNIGFTKGGTKFGVTAVPLGGYARICGMEPGGESPHLERVLACVLRNGVVNMEDVARELGITDDEAYDALEQLSEWGSIAGPTKKDQYNTYRAPVIKPSAKQLAQGVQAYELGQPRIVADPHGFFESERKQQYRSLPFWKRSVIILAGPVVNLLFAVLLFVVLFSLIGFDVQNTQTGEITHMTVSPLQAIQAGFNYIGMVVSAVVGLFNPATFSETVSQSTSVMGIAVLAKDYADAGIVMFMQFVAMISVSLGIMNLIPIPPLDGGRFVIEVFQKITKKLVTMRALNYLSTVGMILFIGLFVVMINQDIQRFIFGNWG, translated from the coding sequence ATGGACGTCATCCTGATGATCCTCTACGGAATCATCGTACTCGGATTCCTCGTCTTCATCCACGAAGGCGGGCATTACCTTGCGGCGCGCGCATTCGGTGTGCGCGTTACCGAGTTCATGCTGGGTCTGCCGGGTCCGAACATCGGCTTCACCAAAGGCGGCACCAAGTTCGGCGTGACCGCCGTTCCGCTTGGCGGCTATGCGCGCATCTGCGGCATGGAGCCTGGTGGGGAAAGTCCCCATCTCGAACGCGTGCTCGCCTGCGTCTTGCGAAACGGCGTGGTGAACATGGAGGATGTGGCGCGCGAGCTCGGTATCACCGACGACGAGGCCTACGATGCGCTCGAACAGCTTTCCGAATGGGGCTCGATTGCCGGTCCCACGAAGAAGGACCAGTACAACACGTACCGCGCTCCGGTGATCAAGCCGAGCGCAAAGCAGCTCGCACAGGGCGTGCAGGCCTATGAACTCGGGCAACCGCGCATCGTCGCCGACCCGCACGGATTTTTCGAGAGCGAGCGCAAGCAGCAGTACCGAAGCCTTCCGTTCTGGAAGCGATCGGTCATTATCCTCGCCGGGCCGGTGGTCAACCTGCTGTTCGCCGTGCTTCTGTTCGTCGTGCTGTTCTCTCTCATCGGGTTCGATGTGCAAAACACCCAGACAGGCGAGATAACGCATATGACGGTAAGCCCCTTGCAGGCGATTCAGGCCGGCTTCAACTACATCGGCATGGTCGTTTCTGCAGTTGTGGGCCTGTTCAATCCCGCAACGTTCAGCGAAACGGTGTCGCAATCGACGTCGGTCATGGGCATCGCGGTGTTGGCGAAGGATTACGCCGACGCGGGCATCGTGATGTTCATGCAGTTCGTTGCCATGATCTCGGTTTCGCTCGGCATCATGAACCTCATCCCAATCCCCCCGCTCGACGGTGGGCGGTTCGTCATCGAGGTCTTCCAGAAGATCACGAAGAAGCTCGTAACCATGCGGGCGCTCAACTACCTGAGCACGGTCGGCATGATCTTGTTCATAGGGCTGTTCGTCGTGATGATAAACCAGGATATACAGCGGTTCATTTTCGGGAACTGGGGCTAG
- a CDS encoding proline--tRNA ligase, with product MTDILRMSELYVPTLKEDPADAEIASHRLLVRAGMIRKAASGVYTFLPLGKKVLAKVENIVRSEMDGIGAQEIMMPVLQPAELWHESGRWDDYGPELMRLVDRHDRPFCLGPTHEEIITALIRNELRSYKQLPLSLYQIQVKFRDEIRPRFGLLRGREFIMKDAYSFHDSQESLQQTYDEMSAAYGRICERMDLDYRPVEADSGQIGGSVTCEFMALADAGEAELVHCSCGYAANTEAGDGLARPTEYTMADELTKIATPDVHTIADLAAFLDIPESSTVKALSGKGKDGAITVFFVPGDHDLNELKAARVVEGFELLADEEMEAAGLHKGSMGPVGLPEGVRVVAATSLQAISRWVVGANEDGYHYVGARPSIDFEVDEWADIVVVKPGDCCPKCGLPLEGARGIEVSQVFQLGDKYSRAMNATFSAEDGSEQHFLMGCYGVGVSRSMAAIVEQHNDENGISWPVSVAPAHVCVIPLNVGDEEVQPAAERLASDIARAGFEVVIDDRNERAGVKFADADLIGWPLQIVVGKRGLAEGKVEIKLRRTGAKRDISIAAVAEALAFAKRGMKGSGIGAFGSLFSD from the coding sequence ATGACAGATATTTTGCGTATGAGCGAACTCTACGTTCCCACGTTGAAGGAAGATCCGGCCGATGCCGAAATCGCAAGCCACCGTTTGCTCGTGAGGGCGGGCATGATCCGTAAAGCGGCATCGGGCGTGTACACCTTCCTTCCGCTCGGCAAGAAGGTGCTCGCGAAAGTTGAGAACATCGTGCGCTCCGAAATGGACGGGATCGGCGCACAGGAGATCATGATGCCGGTTTTGCAACCTGCCGAACTGTGGCACGAAAGCGGCCGGTGGGACGATTACGGCCCCGAACTCATGCGCCTCGTCGATCGCCACGACCGCCCCTTCTGCCTCGGGCCCACCCACGAGGAGATTATCACGGCGCTCATCCGCAACGAGCTGCGTTCCTACAAGCAGCTACCGCTTTCGCTCTACCAGATACAAGTGAAGTTCCGCGATGAGATTCGTCCGCGGTTCGGGCTTTTGCGCGGCCGCGAATTCATCATGAAAGACGCCTACAGCTTCCATGATTCGCAGGAGTCGCTCCAGCAGACCTACGATGAGATGAGCGCCGCCTACGGCCGAATCTGCGAGCGCATGGATTTGGACTACCGCCCGGTCGAGGCGGATTCCGGTCAAATCGGTGGAAGCGTAACCTGCGAGTTCATGGCGCTTGCCGATGCGGGCGAAGCCGAGCTCGTGCATTGCTCGTGCGGCTACGCCGCCAACACCGAAGCGGGCGATGGCCTTGCGCGGCCGACCGAGTACACTATGGCCGACGAGCTCACGAAAATCGCGACTCCCGATGTGCACACCATCGCCGACCTTGCGGCGTTTCTCGACATCCCTGAATCTTCTACGGTCAAAGCGCTTTCAGGCAAAGGGAAAGACGGCGCGATCACCGTGTTCTTCGTTCCGGGCGATCACGACCTGAACGAACTCAAGGCGGCTCGCGTCGTCGAAGGCTTCGAACTGCTCGCCGACGAGGAGATGGAAGCGGCGGGATTGCATAAAGGCTCGATGGGTCCCGTCGGTCTGCCCGAGGGCGTGCGTGTAGTCGCCGCCACGAGCTTGCAGGCGATATCGCGATGGGTCGTCGGTGCGAACGAAGACGGATACCACTACGTGGGCGCTCGCCCCAGCATCGATTTCGAAGTGGACGAGTGGGCCGATATCGTGGTTGTCAAGCCGGGCGATTGCTGCCCGAAGTGCGGTCTTCCCCTCGAGGGGGCACGCGGCATCGAGGTCTCGCAGGTGTTTCAGCTCGGCGATAAATACTCGCGTGCGATGAACGCTACGTTCTCGGCCGAAGACGGCTCCGAGCAGCACTTCCTCATGGGGTGCTACGGCGTGGGCGTCTCGCGCTCCATGGCCGCCATCGTCGAGCAACACAACGATGAGAACGGCATCTCCTGGCCTGTGTCAGTGGCACCTGCGCACGTGTGCGTGATCCCGCTTAACGTAGGCGACGAAGAGGTGCAGCCTGCTGCTGAGAGGCTGGCATCCGATATTGCACGGGCAGGCTTCGAGGTAGTCATTGACGATCGCAACGAGCGTGCGGGCGTGAAGTTCGCCGACGCCGATCTTATCGGCTGGCCGCTGCAGATCGTCGTGGGCAAGCGTGGACTTGCCGAGGGCAAGGTGGAAATCAAGCTGCGCCGCACCGGCGCGAAGCGCGACATATCCATCGCTGCGGTAGCCGAGGCCCTTGCGTTTGCGAAGCGCGGCATGAAGGGCTCCGGCATCGGCGCGTTCGGCAGCCTGTTCTCCGATTAG
- a CDS encoding Pr6Pr family membrane protein encodes MCIKNRYLSCIWKTAIVLIGAWGVLLNLGFPEGPLSLHPLLYYTIQSNLFVIAYFAFAAAACAREIRFSGSRGTVNYSPAIKGAVSMGIVVTLLIYWFVLVGADFAMIPNGTAASNLTVHLIVPVMVVADWALFDEKGCIRVADPVRWLALPAYYLVFALVAAQLGAVYRAGARYPYFFIDADLIGWTGVVVNVVLVAAAFLVLGYLVFALDRALGRMPSSRRGPLGEAESLRL; translated from the coding sequence ATGTGCATCAAAAACAGATATCTCTCGTGTATCTGGAAGACCGCGATCGTGCTCATTGGGGCATGGGGCGTGCTCCTCAACCTTGGCTTTCCCGAAGGCCCTCTGAGTCTCCATCCGCTTCTGTATTACACGATCCAGAGCAATCTGTTCGTTATCGCCTATTTTGCCTTCGCGGCCGCTGCCTGCGCGCGCGAAATCAGATTCAGCGGATCGAGGGGGACGGTGAACTATTCCCCGGCGATCAAAGGGGCGGTTTCCATGGGCATCGTCGTCACGCTTTTGATCTACTGGTTCGTGCTCGTGGGGGCCGACTTCGCCATGATCCCGAACGGCACTGCGGCATCGAATCTCACGGTACACTTAATCGTGCCCGTGATGGTCGTGGCGGATTGGGCGCTGTTCGATGAGAAGGGCTGCATCCGCGTCGCCGATCCCGTCAGATGGCTTGCGCTCCCGGCTTACTACCTTGTATTCGCGTTGGTTGCTGCGCAGCTGGGTGCCGTGTACCGGGCCGGCGCGCGGTATCCGTATTTCTTCATCGACGCCGATCTGATCGGCTGGACGGGCGTGGTCGTAAACGTGGTGCTCGTGGCAGCCGCGTTTCTCGTCCTGGGCTACCTTGTGTTCGCGCTCGATCGAGCGCTCGGACGCATGCCTTCGTCCCGAAGGGGCCCCTTGGGCGAAGCGGAATCGCTGCGGCTGTAA
- a CDS encoding helix-turn-helix domain-containing protein has product MPIILRLDRIMADRKMSLNELSDRVGISNVNMSRIKTGKIKAIRFSTLEMICQTLNCQPGDLLEYAPRVDAGSVAVSDDADEVLEKKSEKTDTTHEDTE; this is encoded by the coding sequence ATGCCAATCATCCTCAGACTGGACCGTATCATGGCCGACCGGAAGATGTCTCTTAACGAGCTATCCGACCGAGTGGGTATCTCGAACGTGAATATGTCCCGCATCAAGACGGGGAAAATAAAGGCGATTCGGTTCTCGACGCTCGAGATGATCTGCCAGACGCTTAACTGTCAACCAGGGGACCTTCTCGAATACGCCCCCCGTGTCGATGCCGGTTCCGTTGCCGTTTCCGACGATGCCGATGAGGTGCTCGAAAAGAAATCGGAGAAAACGGATACGACGCACGAAGATACCGAATAG
- a CDS encoding HAD family hydrolase yields the protein MIKAILFDLDGTLLDTHDLILESMQHAVREVLQKDMAPERLMAKVGQPLSTQMWDFTDDQKLHDELLRVYRAYNEVKHDGMVQPFDGVEHTLRALVAQGYPLGVVTSKRHEAAMQGLRLFGLDAYLECMIGSDDWPEHKPAPGPVAHGAALLGLDPSACLYVGDSPFDIQAGNGAGCATAAALWGMFPKPVLLAEQPDYVCEGIRDVPCLL from the coding sequence ATGATTAAAGCCATCTTGTTCGATCTCGACGGCACGCTGCTCGATACGCACGATCTCATCCTCGAATCGATGCAGCATGCCGTGCGGGAGGTTTTGCAGAAAGACATGGCGCCCGAGCGCCTCATGGCCAAAGTCGGTCAGCCGCTTTCGACGCAGATGTGGGATTTCACGGATGATCAAAAGCTCCATGACGAGCTTTTACGCGTATACCGCGCGTACAACGAGGTGAAGCACGACGGCATGGTGCAGCCGTTCGACGGTGTCGAGCACACGTTGCGTGCGCTTGTCGCCCAAGGGTATCCGCTCGGCGTGGTCACCTCGAAGCGCCACGAAGCCGCTATGCAGGGCCTGCGGTTGTTCGGGCTCGATGCGTACCTCGAGTGCATGATCGGCTCCGACGACTGGCCCGAGCACAAGCCCGCTCCCGGTCCGGTTGCCCACGGTGCGGCACTCCTCGGACTCGATCCCTCGGCTTGTCTGTACGTCGGCGACAGTCCCTTCGACATCCAGGCGGGCAACGGCGCGGGATGTGCGACGGCGGCAGCGCTTTGGGGGATGTTCCCGAAGCCGGTACTGCTTGCCGAACAGCCCGACTACGTATGCGAGGGTATCCGCGATGTGCCCTGTTTGCTGTGA